From the genome of Kiritimatiellales bacterium:
CCTTTTGCGTTATATGTGTTTGGAATACGAAACCCCAAACGTTCCCCATGGCGTGCGACATCCAAAAAGCTTTTGATGAAAAAAACTGCGCTAAAAACGTCAACAGAAGTTCATCACGAGATTTCTGCAGCGTCCAACAAGATATATAAGATGGGGTATCGGGAGAAAATAAATTTATATCATCTGACACATGAGAATATGGCGACATTCTTCGAGCGGCACAATCGCTATACACGGCTTGAGGCGGGGTTGTTCCAGGATGAAAAAATTGCATTGAAAACCAGCCTGCGAGACTTGTTTGAGTCAATAAATTTTATCTTATTTAAGAAAAAAAGTTACCTGTTGGGATGGGACGGTATAGCAGTAGGCTTGGCTTATATTTCCTATTATATAATGAAATACCTTTATGTATGGGAACGGTTTAGAGGTAAAGGATCTGATGTGTATAAGGACATCCATCAGCAAATATTCAGCATATGGGATGCCCGTCCCGGCGACACTAAAAAGTAAGTGGTTTCGGAACTTTTTTCGCCGCTTCGTCCAGGCAGGCGATGTCCTTCGTTTTTCGGATATCCGGAAATGGAGGGCCTCGAAATAGGCTACTTGGGCGGACAAAAAACATGATATTTTGATCATAGTATGTATTGATTTACTATACATATATGTATTAAATATCACCATGAATTCTCTAAGAGATCAGATTGAAAGCGATGAGTTTGACTATCAGGTTTTAATGGATGCCCTGTCGGATTATGCGGCTCCAAGGGCACGTGTTACCGCGTTGTTGCGTTCCGGGGAAATTATTCGGGTTAAGAAGGGGCTGTATGTGTTTGGCCCGCACCGCCGGAAGTTTCCAGTCTGCAGGGAACTGCTCGCTAATCTGATTTACGGACCTTCGGTTGTTTCGCTGGAAAGTGCGCTGGCTTATTACCGGCTGATTCCGGAGCGGGTTGATGCAGTCACATCGGTGACGACCGGGCGTCCCGGCAGATTTGAAACGCCTCTGGGACTTTTTATTTATCGGCCGACACCTGGGCTTTCTCTCGGAATCGACCGGTTGACCGGATCGGCGAACCGGGCTTTTTTGATGGCAGTGCCCGAGCGGGCGCTTGCGGACAAAATCAGGGAGGATCGCGCAACGGGGTTGCGTACGCAGCAGGATATGGAGGTTTATCTCTACGAAAATCTAAGGATGGAGCCGGAAGCCGTTCGCGATTTCAGTCCGGATATGCTCGAACAGCTGGCAGAGTGTCTTTGCTCACATAAGGTGCGTGTATTAGCCGGATTGGTCCGGTCTGCAAGGAGAAAACAATGAACCTTGCGATAAAAACGATGCTGGAACGGTATGACTGCCGCGATGCCGGGGATGTGGAGAATGCCTTGCGGGAAGTTTTTCAGGAACTGGCGCTTCTGGGGCTTTGGCGGGCGAAATTTTTTGAGCATGCTGCATTTTACGGGGGTACGGCTCTCAGGATTCTATACGGGTTACCCCGGTTCTCGGAAGATCTCGACTTTTCATTGTTAACGCCGGACCCTGGATTTAAATGGGGTGCGTATTGCACTTCAATCGAACGGGAACTGAATGCATGGGGATTTCCGGTTACGGTGACGGAAAAAACAAAAGATGCGGGAAGCGCGATTGAATCAGCTTTTTTAAAAGCAGATACCCTGACACAGATGCTGCTGATTGAAACGCCGAAGCCGTTGAGGACGGGAATACATGGCGATCAACGCCTGCGAATTAAGCTGGAAGTGGATACGAATCCTCCGCCGGATTTTAAAACAGAAACCAAGTTTTTGATGCAGCCTTTTGCTTTCCCGGTTCGGGTGTATGCCGAATCATCACTTTTTGCCGGCAAAATGCACGCTGTGCTGTGTCGCGCATGGGGTAGACGGGTCAAGGGACGGGACTGGTATGATTTGGTTTGGTATGTAGCCCGCAACACACCGCTTGACCTTCATCACCTGGAACAGCGGATGCGT
Proteins encoded in this window:
- a CDS encoding glycosyltransferase, whose amino-acid sequence is MDTNKNISVIAVVYNEAQRIENFLKSFRWSNDLIIVDKSSTDNTRDIVLQYTPNLIIVPYSDTGDEIKYGVEIAKNEWIMTVTASDTIHPELVFELLNLINREDFDCDVVSLPFALYVFGIRNPKRSPWRATSKKLLMKKTALKTSTEVHHEISAASNKIYKMGYREKINLYHLTHENMATFFERHNRYTRLEAGLFQDEKIALKTSLRDLFESINFILFKKKSYLLGWDGIAVGLAYISYYIMKYLYVWERFRGKGSDVYKDIHQQIFSIWDARPGDTKK
- a CDS encoding nucleotidyl transferase AbiEii/AbiGii toxin family protein, with product MNLAIKTMLERYDCRDAGDVENALREVFQELALLGLWRAKFFEHAAFYGGTALRILYGLPRFSEDLDFSLLTPDPGFKWGAYCTSIERELNAWGFPVTVTEKTKDAGSAIESAFLKADTLTQMLLIETPKPLRTGIHGDQRLRIKLEVDTNPPPDFKTETKFLMQPFAFPVRVYAESSLFAGKMHAVLCRAWGRRVKGRDWYDLVWYVARNTPLDLHHLEQRMRQAGHWNSPEPMNEDIFRELLAKRIAAVDIDSAKKDAERFVSDPDSIVVWSQDFFRQIAKRITVQQAEQA